The proteins below come from a single Panicum hallii strain FIL2 chromosome 7, PHallii_v3.1, whole genome shotgun sequence genomic window:
- the LOC112901021 gene encoding desiccation-related protein PCC13-62-like produces the protein MGSPASTAVAAVVVVLLCGASARAQDMDKEWARPPYRGFFGAPGSMLPQSDVDLLEFPLNLEYLETEFFCWSALGYGLDAIDANLTGGGPPSIGGQSASLTPFVRDVATQFCYQEVGHLRAIKQTVRGFPRPLLDISAANFGKIIEQALNATLDPPFNPYENSVNFLIASYIIPYVGLTGYVGANPKLLTPQARKLLAGLLGVESAQDAVIRTLLYERGMTRMASYGVGVAEVTAHISDLRNALGRRGVKDEGLVVAPGQGPEGVTVGNVIAGDHLSLAYDRTPEEILGIVYGTGNPTQHGGFFPQGADGRIARGFLV, from the exons aTGGGTTCACCGGCATCGACGGCCGTCGCCGCGGTGGTGGTGGTCCTGCTGTGCGGCGCGTCCGCGCGCGCGCAGGACATGGACAAGGAGTGGGCGCGGCCGCCGTACCGCGGGTTCTTCGGCGCCCCCGGCTCGATGCTGCCGCAGTCGGACGTGGACCTGCTGGAGTTCCCGCTGAACCTCGAGTACCTGGAGACGGAGTTCTTCTGCTGGTCCGCGCTGGGGTACGGCCTCGACGCCATCGACGCCAacctcaccggcggcgggcCGCCCTCCATAGGCGGCCAGTCCGCCTCCCTCACCCCCTTCGTCCGCGACGTCGCCACCCAGTTCTGCTACCAGGAAGTCGGGCACCTCAG GGCGATCAAGCAGACGGTGCGGGGCTTCCCGCGGCCGCTGCTGGACATCAGCGCCGCCAACTTCGGCAAGATCATCGAGCAGGCGCTGAACGCGACGCTGGACCCGCCCTTCAACCCCTACGAGAACAGCGTCAACTTCCTCATCGCCTCCTACATCATCCCCTACGTCGGCCTCACCGGCTACGTCGGCGCCAACCCCAAGCTCCTCACCCCTCAGGCCAGGAAG CTGCTGGCGGGGCTGCTGGGGGTGGAGTCGGCGCAGGACGCGGTGATCCGGACGCTGCTGTACGAGCGCGGGATGACGCGCATGGCGAGCTACGGCGTCGGGGTGGCGGAGGTCACGGCGCACATCTCGGACCTGCGGAACGCGCTGGGGCGGAGGGGCGTCAAGGACGAGGGGCTGGTGGTGGCGCCGGGGCAGGGGCCGGAGGGGGTCACCGTGGGGAACGTCATCGCCGGCGACCACCTCTCGCTCGCCTACGACCGCACGCCAGAGGAGATCCTCGGCATCGTGTACGGCACCGGCAACCCCACCCAGCACGGCGGGTTCTTCCCCCAGGGCGCCGACGGCCGCATCGCCAgggggttcctcgtgtag